The Fluviispira sanaruensis sequence TTCGCCATGTGCCGCTGTATGTGTCCGTGGGTGGAGGCTTGCGCGTGCCAACCGGTAAGTTCAGTTTACCAAACGCGGTCAGAGGGACTGGTGGGGACAACACGCTTTTAACGGGTGGTGGAACATACGATGTCATTGCCCGCTTGAACGTAGACTATGTCGCAATCCCAGGGCTTATTTTTAGCTGGCAGCATATGTCTGAATACTCGTTAAATAAAGTTAACTTTAGCCGTTCCAGTATGCTTAATAGCAACGTATTTAACACTGAGGATCCGAATAAAAGCACTAATTATGGCCACGGAGACAAACAGGCAAATATCCTGACCTTCAAAAGAAAAGGTTTGCACAATATCGGTTTTGTGCAAGTGGCTTGGGGGGTGGGGAATACGACTGAAACCTTAAAATGGCTTGGCCTTTTCTCTCAATTCAAATATAATTTTGCTGCAAAAGCTTATTTAAATGACCAGCCCATCAATGTTATGGGCGACCAATTCTTTTTAGGTGACTCAAGCATGCACCCAGACCATGGGGCAGAGCAGTATTATTCCGTGTTGATTGGGTCAAAATTCAGCGGATTGCCTTATCGTATTCCGGTGGAATTTGCCGGTGAATTCGAATACCCAATTGCCGGAAAAAATCGCGCTGTATCTCCTATGAATCTTAAAGGAACATTGTCGCTTTATTTTTAAATATAAGAGAGTGCATTGGAAATTATGAACTGCCCAATATCTTAAGTTTCTTACTTTTTATTTAAAAATAAAACTTTCTCACAAAATATCATTAAGAAAATAAAATTTCTTTTCTTATTTATCGCAATCACAATAAATTCATATATTTAAGATCTGATAAGCAAAATAATTGCTTCCCATTAACAAATATAATAATTAGTATTGATGCTGTTTTTTTGACTCCCTCTTTTTGTAAGGAGCGCTTAAAATAACAAAAGACGAACTCAAATTAAAGAAATTAAAATGAAATTATTCTATATTTTACTCATTTCCTTTTTCTGCTACGCATCGACAAAAGTGCAGGCAGATTGGAATTTTCAAACATCTCTTTCGCAGTCGGTCAATCCACAAAATGGCGCACTTAAATTAACATATCCAATTGGTACAATGATCAAAAGAGGTGATATTGAATTTCAATTGATTGCTAATTACGATCAAGCATTAAAAGATAACTTATTTGGTTTAGGTAAAGGTTGGACATTTCCTTTTACTCGAATCATAAATGATAAAATATATTTAAAAGAAGGTGGGACTTATTCCCTTAAAAATAAAAAAATAGACGGTTTAAAAAGAGCCTATCCAAAGTTTATAGATTATGAAAATTTTTTACAAAAAACTCCAGACAACCGTGAGTTCCGCTACCTTTTAACTTATTTAAATGGCAATAAAATTTATTTAAATAGCAAAGGCAATGAAATTTACCGCGAAGATCGTTATGGTAATTCTATAAAAATATTTTATAATCCTGATAATTCTATTCAATCCATTCTCGACTTCTATGAAAACTATTATGCTCTCAAGGCCAATGACATAATCGATGACGAAACAGGAAAGACATCGGCAGGTTTTACAGTGACTTTGAGCACTGATGGAAAAGTTCAAGAAACCATTCTTAAATTTATATTAGATGATTATTCTCAATTGCATAAAATAATTCAATTCAAAGATAACACAACTTTTGTATCGAATAAGTTTTTATTTTCTAAACTTAATGATGGTGTCTATACTGAAATTATTTCAGCAACAGGCGTTGTTACGAGTATTGAATATCTAAAAGTTCCAAATAGCAAAAATATACCAATTTACAGCATTAGTAAAATTCAAGTTCTCGACAACAAAAAACTTGCACAGCCGAGCGAAAAATATGAGTATACTTTTTCCAACAAAAATTTTTCCGAATTTATTAATCCGCAAAACTATAATGATATCTCCATACAGAATCAAAAAGATTTACTTTATAAAACAAGATATATAAAAGGTCTTTTTGTCACAGAATATACTTATAATCACCTCAATCTATTAGTGGCTAAAGTCGTATATAAAAACACCGATCTTATTTCTAAAGTAAAATATAAATATCAAGGACAAAATGCAAATGAACAATTCCCTCCATATTCTAACCTTGAAAATAACTATAATTTATTAGCAGAATCCTCTTATACTCTTTGCAAAGGTGATAAGGAAACTTTTTCTAACTCTTTTGAAACAGCGATAGTTTCAGTTGAGAATTTCTTTAAAACAAAAGTTTTAGGAGACAATCTCTCCTCTCAACTTCCTGACTGTGTAGGAGTTAATTACAAAGAAGTTGCACAATACGACAATTTAGCGAGAATGACTTATCAGGAAGACAAATTTGGTTTTAAATATAATTATTCCTATTTTGATGAAAATAAATATGGTCTATTAAAAAGAAAAGAAGTGCAAAGTTTAAAAGACAATAAAATAGCTGAAAGCTACACTCTCACCGAAGATAATAAATCTATTTTTTCCAAAACCGATGATGTTTTAATATTAGGAAAGTGGCAGCAGCTCTATATTAATCAATATGCTTATTTCCCCGATGGAGAGAAAAAAAATTCTATATTTTCTTATTCATCTTTAACACCAAAATGGTTTAAAGGCGGAAATATTTTATCTATACAAAATATATATACGAATAATCTTCAAGATAAAAACATTATCAGTGATCTAAATGCTATAGTGAAAATGACCAGTTCAAAAGATTTTATAACCGGTGAATCACGAATAATAAGTGAAACTTTTGACAAAGCCACAGGGAAACTTCTTAAAAAAGAAGATAGTCTCAATCGCTCAACCCAGTATTTTTATGATTATCTTGGCAATCTTACGAAAACTATTTATCCCGATGGCAGTCATGTTGCTTATTATTATATGCTTGGAAAAAATGGGCAAAAGTCCGTTTCTATCGAAATGAATTCGTATGGAGAAACAAAAAAATATTATTACGATAGTCTTGGCAATCTTCTCTTAAAAGCGCGCGTACTTTTTAATGGAGATGAAAAGCCATATGAAAGCATCGCTAATCCATATGAAGCACAAAACTATAAAGTCATTAATGGATTAAAATATTATACTTTAAGCAACAATATCGGTTCATTTATTATAAACTTTTCCAAAGACATGAGTGGTAATATCAAAGTATTTCAAGTCACTCTTAAAAACCCAGTATCTGACAAAGTATTAGCTGTTTATACTATATCTGCAAATGATATTAATTATATAGGAGACAATGATAAACTCTTCAAAGTACTCAGTAAAATAATCGAAAAGAAATCGACAAATTTAGAAAAAGAAACAGGTATTTTAAAAAGCACTGTGTATGAATATGACGATTGGAATCAGTTGGTTAAAGAAACTAATCAAGCAGGTGATAGTATTAGCTATATTTATAATCCAGCAAGACAGTTGATTGCAAAAACTCTCCAAGATAACAAAACAAGTATTTATTATGAATACAATCTACTGGGTAAACTCAGATCCTCTTCTATTGCAAAATCATCTGAGTCATACCAATACCCAATTTATGATTATAATATTTACGGAGATCTCATAAGCAGTAATACAAAATTAAATATGATTAGTTATACTTATAACAAAGCATCTGAACTCATTAAAATGGATAAAGGTTCACATAGAATAATGGAATACGCTTATGATGCTCTCGGACGCAAGATCCAAGAAATCAATACTTTTGATAAAATAAATACAATCTATAGTTATGGGAAAAATGGAAAATTAGAAAGTATAACAGAAAACGGTTCTGAGATTTCTTATTCCTATTCGCAAGAAGGCTGGCTCTTAGAGAAAAAATTTCCAAATAAAAAATTTATCTCTTATACATATAATTCACTTGGCCAAAAAACAAGTATGAAAAATGTAATTGGCGACATCACACGCTACAGCTACGATCACCTCAATCGACTGACACAGGCTAACTCAAATAGTTTAGGGAATGTCGATATTATGTATGATAATTTTGGTAATATTATTAAAAAAACTTACCCACAAAAAAGTCAAAAAGAATTTAAATACGATTTGCTCAATCGTCTTATTGAAGTTATTTATTCCGATAAGAAAAATAATTTTATCACTAGACAAAATATTACGTATGATCTCAGAGGAAATATCTCTGCAAAATCTTTTTCGTCAACTCGTACAAATGATCTTGAGAGTAACAATACAACTTTATATGAATATGACAGACTCAATCGCCTTGTTAAAGAAACTGTTAAAAACACAGATAATAAAGTTAGTTATGAGAATGAATTTATTTATGATATCACAAATAATGTTACTACAAAAATACAAACAAAATTTGACGTAAGCGAGAAAAATAAAAAAGTTTTAACTAAAAATAATATTAAGTACACATACAATAATTTACTTAAACTCACAGCGATTCATAACAACGGGAAGGTAACAGAAATCAATTACGATCCTGCATGGAATCCAACCTCGGATGAGAATGGTAGGTCTTTAGCTTATAATAATAAAGATCAATTGTTAAGTCGTATATCACCAGGAAAACCCTTTACTGCTTACATGTATTTTCCTGACGGGTATCTAGGCGCTGTATATTACGGTAATAATATTAATTATTTTTATTACGATGAAAATGGCCAATTAGTAAATGAAATTGACGAAGATGGCAAAGCAACGAGTTATTTGATTGTTGAAGACGGCTTAAAAGAAAATTAAAATTTTAAGTACTCAACCCCAATTACGTCTTTTATCCCAAGACCCACATCGGTTTCACTGAGCGTAAGGGTATTGCCCTCAACCTGGACACCACCTACGACAGGATTTTCTGCCAGAAGCGCAGGGGAGTCTAAGTCACAACGCACAATTGATTTCTTTGCAGCGGCAAAATGCGCGGCTGCGGTGACTGAAATTTGGCTTTCGAGCATACAGCCCATCACACACTCTATACCAGCAGCTTCGGCAATATTTAAAATTTTTGTGGCGTTGTAAATACCGCCGGCCTTTGCAAGTTTGAGATTGATAAGGTCACAAGCTTTGTTATTTATTAATTGCAGGGCATCGAACGGAGAAAAAACGGATTCATCGGCAAGGATATCGGTTTCGACATGCTCAGAAACGTAACGGAGATCAGAAATTTTTTTTGCTTTTACGGGTTGCTCAACAAATTCTATATTTAAATTGAGTTTTTCAAATCTGCGTATAATACGCACAGCTTCTTTTGCTCCCCATGCCTGATTGGCATCGAGGCTGATTTTTACTTGATTGCCCACAGCTGTACGTACCGCTTGCACACGGATAAAATCCAGTGATGGGTTCACGCCCAATTTGAGTTTGAGATCTTGAAAACCTTCATCAAGTGCAACGAGAGCATCGGCAACCATCACTTCAGGTGAGTTTGCACTGATTGTTATGTCTGTAAAAACGAGATTGTGAAATCCACCTAAATATTTGAACAAAGGTAAATTAAGCGACTGGGCAAGCAGATCGTAATAAGCCATATCAATCGCAGCCAAGGCGGAGGTGTTATTCACAAAAGAAGAATGCAACTCACCCATGACTTTTTCAAGCTGGCTGAGATCCGCACCTATGATTTTAGGTTTTAAAATGTGATGCAAACAAGAAATAATGGAATCGGATGATTCGCCCGTAATAGCTAAAGTAGGGGCAGCGCTGCCAAATCCGACTAAACCTGATCGGGTTAAGAGTTTTACAATGATATCTTCAGCAAAATAAACAGTTCTTAAAGCCGTCTTAAATGGCTTTTTGAGAGGGATTTTTATTTTGCCGATATGGATATCAACAATTTTCAACCTAAGCCATCCACGCGTTGACGCAATTCTAAACCAGTTTTCCAGAATGGAAGTTTCTTTTCTGGGACACCAATTTTCTCACCTGTTTTAGGATTGCGACCATCATAAGATTTGTATTTACGAACAGTAAATGCTCCAAAACCACGAATTTCAACACGCCCGTCTTCAGTTAAAGCTTCAGAAACGGTATCAAAGAACATATTGATGAGTTCTTCTGCTTGGGGAGAAGTAACGTCTGCCTTAGATGCGAGGATTTCTATTAATTCACTTTTAACCATAAAAGAGGCTCCAATCAAAACGTACAAAAGGAAAGGGATCAGCGAAGATCCCGCTTACAGTATATGCAATTATCAATCTCATAGAAACAAAAATTTTTCAAAGTTTTGGCACCCAAAAATTTAAAAAAAATACCAATAAATGCCAGTTCCGACTCGCCAATCCTGATTTTCGAGATTAAAATCAGCAAATATTTTATTTTCTATACGTGAGAAATACTGATAAGACAAGGAGTTTTCTAAAAATAATCTTGTACGATCATTGTTGTATGTAAATGAATATCTTTTCATCCAATCCAATTGCGTAGAAAAGACTGAAAAGTGATTGGGGCGCAACGATATACCTGAGTAGACTCCAAGTGAACCTTCAAACCCATTTACTTCTTGGTAAGCAAGTTCTGCTTGGGCAAGTGTGTAAATTTGAAAAATTCCAGATAATACTGCAAAACCAGTTCCACCCTGTAAAAAAGAACGTTCACAACAAGAAAGATAACCGTATTTATTACAATCATTATCTTGTTCAATACCCGCTCTTAATTTCCAAGCAATTGGATATAATGGAGGATCAAGCGAAGGAAATGATTTAATATTTAGCAAATCTAAGTTTTGCACAAAAAGAGTTGATGACTTAAATTCATAACGTAAAAGTAACTTCATCAATTCTATCTGAGCATCCTTCGCATAACCAGCAGAAGGACTGTCAAGACTATGCAAAACAGGTTTTAATTCAAAATCAACTGCATTCCCTGCATAATAAGAATAAGAATATTGCGCTCCCAACCTTGCTCCAGGGACTCCATATTCTGGTCTTTCTTCAACCGGAGGATCAATTTTCAATGGTGCAGAAATAACCTCAAGTGATGCTCTTGCCTCCAATAAATTTTTTCGGAAGAGAGGATATTTAACAGACTCTTCTGTTCCTGCAAGCTTTTCTTTGAAATCTATATATTCAGAAACAGCATCGAAAACTCTTGCTAAACTTTCTTTTGGTAAATAATCTTTCAATTCGTAGAAATAATATTTCTCACTCAACACATCTGAAAAGAAATCTTTTTCCTCAGAATTTAAAAGCGCGTATCGAAATCGAAAACGCTTTTGTGACGAAGGACGATATCTAACCTTTTTTACCAGATTTGGAAATTGATTTATAACTCTTAATGTGTCTGCGGGATTCACCCAAAGCATAAATTCGTCCGCAAAGTTAAAATGATCGTTTGCTGTATCAAGGAGTGTTAATAAAACATATGAGCAATTTTCATCAAAATAATAATAATCAATACTATTATCACCAATTTCCCAAAGACTTTTGGCCATATTAACGGCTTCTTCTTGCGAAAGATTCAACTCATATTCCCATAGATCACGGCTTTCGGAATTATTATATTCTTGTACCTTTACAGAATAGGGCAACAAACTGTATTTGCCTTCAAAAAGCCCAGTCAACCCTTTATAAGTATAAATGAGCATATTATTTGTATCTGGATTTGCCGCAAAATTCACGCCGTAGTCTGTCAATGGATTATTTGAATGAATAAAACGCAAAAAACTATGACCAAACATACTCGATGGATTGTTTATATAAAACGAAGAAAAAACGAGCACTACCCCTTTGGGATCGACAACCTGAATCCACTTTTCAAAACTAGGACATTTTATTGTTGGTATTTGATAATTTTCATCATCGAGTTTTGCTTTTAACCATTTTAAGCGTCGGGGAAATTTACATCTTCCCGATAAATCACCCTCATTCCCTGAAAAAAAACTTTCAAGCGTAGCATTTAATTCTGCGTCAGGATTTTTCTTACCAATTTGGGATAAATAAAATTTTTCCCCATCAACAAGACCTTGCCTCATTCCAAAATATTTTCTCTGATAAAAAAGAATTTTTTGCCATTCAGGATTTTCAGCTAATTTTAAATTTTTTGCTTTTTCTAAAAAATATTTTTTATGAGAATCGTCTGAAGCAGAATCAATGGCATAAATAATATTCGGAATTAAAACAAAAAAAGTAGAAATTAATTTAATAACCCAAGTAAAAAAAAATAATTATATCTGCGCATATTCACACGATTGAGTAAGGTTTGAATTTTTATTTATTTCAATTTTAATATTTGAAATAATCGCAACGGGATCATTTGAATTGAAGATTGCTTTATAGTTTGTTTGAGAAAACTCTGCAAATTTACTGTAGTCATTCGCTTTGCATCCAAAAACATCTGCCAAACCAACCACAGCATCTCCGCTGCCCTGAGCCACTTCTCTTTGTAGAGAAACTAGATTCGCTGTGACATAATCTTGTTGCTTACGCGCCAACGCTGTTGCCCCACTGCCACAATTCGAGGTTCCGCTTGTGATACCAAAAGTTTGATTCCCAAAAGTACCATTTGTTGTTGCTGCTAATACTTGTTTCCACCAAGTGCCCGTGTTTTCAAATAGAATAGAACCAAGACCACAACCCGCCGTGCCATAAGAAGCTGCATACGCTTGGGAAGCACAAACACTCGAGAAAAGAATCGTTAAAAGAAGAATACTTCTTGCACCTATTTTATGCAATTTATACATAGCATTTTCTCCTTAATAATATTTAAACGGACTAACTCAAAAATATTATTAATACAATACTATATATTTATCAATGAGCAATTGCTTGAAAGAGTGTTTTCGTTTTTTATTTCTGCCCTAAAGTTAGACAATACAGTTTTTGGTTCTTGTGAATTAAAAATTGTTTTATAATGTGTCTGCGCATACGCAGCAAAATCAGAATATAGTTCTGGTTGACAACCAAATAAAGAAGCCAAACCATTTAAACTATCACCCGAACCTTGTGAAGTTTCTCTTTGCAGTGACGTAAAATTTGCGACCATATAATTTTCTTGTTTTTCAATTTCGCCAAATAATCCAGACGCACAGTTCGATGTCCCACTCGTAATCCCAAATGCCTGACTCAGAGTCATATGATTCGTAGTCATCGCAAGCAATTGCTTCCACCATTGATTTCCAGAAAATACCACAGAACCTAAACCACAACCTGCCGATCCAGCAGCAAAAGCATTTATTGAAAAATGCGATAACCCTAAAATAACTATTAAATTAAAATAATTTTTCACACTTAATTTCATAAATAGCCCCCATATTTTATTTGCAACTTTAACAAAAACCCCCTGTATTTTAACGCAAAACACGGGAGTATAAAAAATGGAACGTCAAAATTAATTCTATTTTTGAAAGATTATAAATCCCATTGCAAATGGGTTGCTATTTTTGCTTCTATTATTTTTTTATCCTCTTCGTTTTCCAAACTCGAAAATTGCGCTTGTGATCTCGCAAAACGATTTTTCCACTCGGGGGGAAGAAGTTCTTTTAATATATGCGCTGTAGGTGATGCTAAAGTAGAGCGTGCTTTTTTCCCACTTGCAATTCCCAGGCCAACAAAAAAACCTGTGGCAAGAAGAGCTGCTCTTATGCATGTAGCAGAAGAATACGTAATTAATAGAGAGTTTTCTTTTACTCTGTTTCTTAATTTTAAAAAAATATTATAAGTCCATAATTGAGGATGACTTGCTGGAGAAAAAAAATCATAACAAATAATATCTGCAAAAGGATAATTTGCTGCATTTTCTAAAGTCTTGACAAAATCCCCTTGAATAAATATCCATTCAAATGATCTGCCATCATCTAACTTAACAAGCAAACGATCTTTTTCTAAACACATTGGGAGAATTTGAGAAAATTGATTTATATAAGGAAACAAATCTTTATTCCGCCATAAAGAATCTAACCCGTCTTTTTCTAAATCAAAGCTCACGATCGTCAATAGCGAAAGACTTTTATTCTCTAAGAATGCATGAAACATTGCAATTAATTGTGCACCACAGCCCATACCCACATCGTAAACAACACATTCCCCACTTTTTGCATGAATTGCCGAACTGTCGACATAGAGTGTCTGTGCTTCCTCGTATGGACCAACTTGTCCATGCAGAGTTTCTTGTGTGGCCAAATGACGAAAGGTTGGGATTCCAGATTCTGTGTAGACTAGAGCGTATTTATTTCCAGCTTCATTTATTGACATTTTGCGCAAATTCCATCCAGTTGGAGCATATGTTTTTTTGCTTCAAACTGTGATGTTCTCCGCACACGTTCATATATTTTATAGATAAAACTCCAGTCCAGGTGAATTTCTTCGACCTTTCCGCATTGAATGCAATTGAGCATGACGTGATTTGGATTCACTTCACAACGAGTGTTGCAAGATAAATATTCTCCCGATGGAAAAACTTGATGGACAAGGCCAAGCTTCGTCAATGCCTCAAGAATGCGATAGACAGACACTTGATCAACGTTAAGGTCATTTTTTGTTTGAACTTTTTCGTATATACTTTTTGGCGAAAGTGGGACGGCTGAATCGGCAAGACATTCTATCACTGCGAGCCTGGGTTTGGTTATTCGGCATTTTGCCTCTTTCAACGAGCTCACAGCTATGTCATAAAAAGATTTTCCGCTACAACCTTCTGCATGATGCGCATGGCTGTAATTGTGATCGTGGTCATGGAAGTGAGTATTCATCATAAAATCTCCTTTAGAAAGTCTCTGAAACTCTATTGCAAAAAATTTGCAATTATGAAAGAGTGCTCGATGGTAAAACTCTGAGCTGTTTTTATCAATTTTTCTCCCGGAGGTCTCGTATGCTCTCGATAATGCATAAAGCAATATTTCCTACGCTCTTGAGTCTGATATCAGGACTGGCATATGCCCATGGTGCGCATGAGCATGGCACAGCAAAAATCGATATTGCACTGCAAGATACAGATGGATCCATCTTCATAAAAGTCCCAAGCGAAAGCATTTACGGTTTTGAGCACGAAGCAAAAAGTGAAGCAGAAAAAAAGAAAGTGAGCGAAGCAAATAATATATTGAAAAAAAATATTTTAGAAATTGTCCGCTTCGATCCTTCTCTCGGCTGCACCGCTACAGAAGATAAAATCACCCCTTTTATCGCCGACACAGAAGATGACGACGATAATGAGCATGAGAGCACTTCTGAAAAAAAACATGGGGAACACGGAGAAAAACATGGGGAACACAGAGATTTTCAAGCTGAATTTAAAATTAAATGCAAACAGACTGCTGTTGGTTCAAGAATTCAATTCGCTTTCACAACTTATTTTCCAAAAGTACAAAAAATAATCGTGCAGCTAAACAGCGATAAATTACAAACATCTGTTACTGTTTCTAAAAACAAAGGCTTTATCCAATTATGATTCCCATTATTGACGTTAAAAATCTAAAATACTCTTATAAAAATGGGAAAATTATTTTAGATATTAAGGAATTCATTGTAAATAAAGGTGAAAAAATATTTCTTTTCGGCCCCAGTGGCTGTGGGAAAACAACATTTCTCAGCACACTTGCAGGAATTATACCAGCACATGAAGGCTCACTGAAGGTTTTTGGCACTGAGTTTATCGGAGCAAAAACATCTGTCAAAGATCGTATACGCGGTTCGCAAATGGGTTATATCTTTCAGATGTTCAATTTAATCCCATATTTAAATGTGCTTGATAATATTTTGTTACCCACAAAACTCAACCCTAAAAAACGAGAAAAACTAGACAATCATGCTTTGTTAATTAAATGCAAAGAAATAGCAAAAGCATTAAATATTGAACATATATTTTTAAAAAAAGCCAATGAAATTTCAGTCGGACAACAACAACGTGTGGCGGCTGCACGAGCTTTGCTGGGCTCTCCTAAACTCATTATCGCCGATGAGCCCACGAGTTCCCTTGACGCAGAGGCTCGGGAAATGTTTTTAGAAAATTTATTTGCGCA is a genomic window containing:
- a CDS encoding dipeptide epimerase, which produces MKIVDIHIGKIKIPLKKPFKTALRTVYFAEDIIVKLLTRSGLVGFGSAAPTLAITGESSDSIISCLHHILKPKIIGADLSQLEKVMGELHSSFVNNTSALAAIDMAYYDLLAQSLNLPLFKYLGGFHNLVFTDITISANSPEVMVADALVALDEGFQDLKLKLGVNPSLDFIRVQAVRTAVGNQVKISLDANQAWGAKEAVRIIRRFEKLNLNIEFVEQPVKAKKISDLRYVSEHVETDILADESVFSPFDALQLINNKACDLINLKLAKAGGIYNATKILNIAEAAGIECVMGCMLESQISVTAAAHFAAAKKSIVRCDLDSPALLAENPVVGGVQVEGNTLTLSETDVGLGIKDVIGVEYLKF
- a CDS encoding MnmC family methyltransferase — protein: MSINEAGNKYALVYTESGIPTFRHLATQETLHGQVGPYEEAQTLYVDSSAIHAKSGECVVYDVGMGCGAQLIAMFHAFLENKSLSLLTIVSFDLEKDGLDSLWRNKDLFPYINQFSQILPMCLEKDRLLVKLDDGRSFEWIFIQGDFVKTLENAANYPFADIICYDFFSPASHPQLWTYNIFLKLRNRVKENSLLITYSSATCIRAALLATGFFVGLGIASGKKARSTLASPTAHILKELLPPEWKNRFARSQAQFSSLENEEDKKIIEAKIATHLQWDL
- a CDS encoding RHS repeat domain-containing protein — protein: MKLFYILLISFFCYASTKVQADWNFQTSLSQSVNPQNGALKLTYPIGTMIKRGDIEFQLIANYDQALKDNLFGLGKGWTFPFTRIINDKIYLKEGGTYSLKNKKIDGLKRAYPKFIDYENFLQKTPDNREFRYLLTYLNGNKIYLNSKGNEIYREDRYGNSIKIFYNPDNSIQSILDFYENYYALKANDIIDDETGKTSAGFTVTLSTDGKVQETILKFILDDYSQLHKIIQFKDNTTFVSNKFLFSKLNDGVYTEIISATGVVTSIEYLKVPNSKNIPIYSISKIQVLDNKKLAQPSEKYEYTFSNKNFSEFINPQNYNDISIQNQKDLLYKTRYIKGLFVTEYTYNHLNLLVAKVVYKNTDLISKVKYKYQGQNANEQFPPYSNLENNYNLLAESSYTLCKGDKETFSNSFETAIVSVENFFKTKVLGDNLSSQLPDCVGVNYKEVAQYDNLARMTYQEDKFGFKYNYSYFDENKYGLLKRKEVQSLKDNKIAESYTLTEDNKSIFSKTDDVLILGKWQQLYINQYAYFPDGEKKNSIFSYSSLTPKWFKGGNILSIQNIYTNNLQDKNIISDLNAIVKMTSSKDFITGESRIISETFDKATGKLLKKEDSLNRSTQYFYDYLGNLTKTIYPDGSHVAYYYMLGKNGQKSVSIEMNSYGETKKYYYDSLGNLLLKARVLFNGDEKPYESIANPYEAQNYKVINGLKYYTLSNNIGSFIINFSKDMSGNIKVFQVTLKNPVSDKVLAVYTISANDINYIGDNDKLFKVLSKIIEKKSTNLEKETGILKSTVYEYDDWNQLVKETNQAGDSISYIYNPARQLIAKTLQDNKTSIYYEYNLLGKLRSSSIAKSSESYQYPIYDYNIYGDLISSNTKLNMISYTYNKASELIKMDKGSHRIMEYAYDALGRKIQEINTFDKINTIYSYGKNGKLESITENGSEISYSYSQEGWLLEKKFPNKKFISYTYNSLGQKTSMKNVIGDITRYSYDHLNRLTQANSNSLGNVDIMYDNFGNIIKKTYPQKSQKEFKYDLLNRLIEVIYSDKKNNFITRQNITYDLRGNISAKSFSSTRTNDLESNNTTLYEYDRLNRLVKETVKNTDNKVSYENEFIYDITNNVTTKIQTKFDVSEKNKKVLTKNNIKYTYNNLLKLTAIHNNGKVTEINYDPAWNPTSDENGRSLAYNNKDQLLSRISPGKPFTAYMYFPDGYLGAVYYGNNINYFYYDENGQLVNEIDEDGKATSYLIVEDGLKEN
- a CDS encoding DUF4105 domain-containing protein gives rise to the protein MRQGLVDGEKFYLSQIGKKNPDAELNATLESFFSGNEGDLSGRCKFPRRLKWLKAKLDDENYQIPTIKCPSFEKWIQVVDPKGVVLVFSSFYINNPSSMFGHSFLRFIHSNNPLTDYGVNFAANPDTNNMLIYTYKGLTGLFEGKYSLLPYSVKVQEYNNSESRDLWEYELNLSQEEAVNMAKSLWEIGDNSIDYYYFDENCSYVLLTLLDTANDHFNFADEFMLWVNPADTLRVINQFPNLVKKVRYRPSSQKRFRFRYALLNSEEKDFFSDVLSEKYYFYELKDYLPKESLARVFDAVSEYIDFKEKLAGTEESVKYPLFRKNLLEARASLEVISAPLKIDPPVEERPEYGVPGARLGAQYSYSYYAGNAVDFELKPVLHSLDSPSAGYAKDAQIELMKLLLRYEFKSSTLFVQNLDLLNIKSFPSLDPPLYPIAWKLRAGIEQDNDCNKYGYLSCCERSFLQGGTGFAVLSGIFQIYTLAQAELAYQEVNGFEGSLGVYSGISLRPNHFSVFSTQLDWMKRYSFTYNNDRTRLFLENSLSYQYFSRIENKIFADFNLENQDWRVGTGIYWYFF
- a CDS encoding ZrgA family zinc uptake protein, which codes for MLSIMHKAIFPTLLSLISGLAYAHGAHEHGTAKIDIALQDTDGSIFIKVPSESIYGFEHEAKSEAEKKKVSEANNILKKNILEIVRFDPSLGCTATEDKITPFIADTEDDDDNEHESTSEKKHGEHGEKHGEHRDFQAEFKIKCKQTAVGSRIQFAFTTYFPKVQKIIVQLNSDKLQTSVTVSKNKGFIQL
- a CDS encoding DUF3015 family protein, with amino-acid sequence MYKLHKIGARSILLLTILFSSVCASQAYAASYGTAGCGLGSILFENTGTWWKQVLAATTNGTFGNQTFGITSGTSNCGSGATALARKQQDYVTANLVSLQREVAQGSGDAVVGLADVFGCKANDYSKFAEFSQTNYKAIFNSNDPVAIISNIKIEINKNSNLTQSCEYAQI
- a CDS encoding Fur family transcriptional regulator, translated to MMNTHFHDHDHNYSHAHHAEGCSGKSFYDIAVSSLKEAKCRITKPRLAVIECLADSAVPLSPKSIYEKVQTKNDLNVDQVSVYRILEALTKLGLVHQVFPSGEYLSCNTRCEVNPNHVMLNCIQCGKVEEIHLDWSFIYKIYERVRRTSQFEAKKHMLQLDGICAKCQ
- a CDS encoding HU family DNA-binding protein; the protein is MVKSELIEILASKADVTSPQAEELINMFFDTVSEALTEDGRVEIRGFGAFTVRKYKSYDGRNPKTGEKIGVPEKKLPFWKTGLELRQRVDGLG
- a CDS encoding ABC transporter ATP-binding protein, translating into MIPIIDVKNLKYSYKNGKIILDIKEFIVNKGEKIFLFGPSGCGKTTFLSTLAGIIPAHEGSLKVFGTEFIGAKTSVKDRIRGSQMGYIFQMFNLIPYLNVLDNILLPTKLNPKKREKLDNHALLIKCKEIAKALNIEHIFLKKANEISVGQQQRVAAARALLGSPKLIIADEPTSSLDAEAREMFLENLFAQCDAQKTTLIFVSHDKGLAKFFPRQIALPEINRAQI
- a CDS encoding DUF3015 family protein; amino-acid sequence: MKLSVKNYFNLIVILGLSHFSINAFAAGSAGCGLGSVVFSGNQWWKQLLAMTTNHMTLSQAFGITSGTSNCASGLFGEIEKQENYMVANFTSLQRETSQGSGDSLNGLASLFGCQPELYSDFAAYAQTHYKTIFNSQEPKTVLSNFRAEIKNENTLSSNCSLINI